The following nucleotide sequence is from Glycine max cultivar Williams 82 chromosome 9, Glycine_max_v4.0, whole genome shotgun sequence.
ttttctcattttcatatagtaatttgtgtcaaataattttaaattttgctgTATTTGCATGTGTGTGTGTCATATCGTATTTGTATTGTATCTATGCTTCCTAGCAGTCCAACTGACCCAACATTCATTTCATGCTTCGTTTATGTCTGACAATTGGTGTTATAAATACTTgttgaatataaattttgacaGCACTTTCTGTGTTAAATAGTAGTcattttttgaagtttttatgctaacctgttttttttatttatttattcattggtCCCCACACAGATGCGATTCAGACAGGGCTGAGAATTCAGTAACTCTTTTATATGGTAGCGAGCCACTTGGCATGCCAAGAGAGTGGAATGAGGAGTTGCAAACATGTCGAGAATTTCTCCATACAACTCCACTTGAGAGGTACCTTTTACTTTCTCATTCATAACCTGGTGATTTTAAAGGAATGAATGTTCTTTAGTTTTTTCTGTTGGTGATGACCTGACACATTCATTATCTCTGCTTCTTGGATGAGTTTTCCGTTACTGCAGGCTTATGCGGGATAGGGCACTTTATAGAGTGACATCAGACTTCGTTGATGCAGCAATTAGTGGTGCTGTTGGAGTGATTAGTGGCTGCATTCCTCCAATAAACCCAACTGACCCAGAACATTTATACATGTTAGTAGGACCTTCCATTTtaaaacttgtgctatttatCCAATATATTATTGACGCATCAATGttttttaattgtgttttgGCAATAGGTTCCTGcacaacaatatattttttagtttttctgttgaTACGGACCTTCAGAAGTTGTCAAAGAAATCTACAGATGATAATTCACAAACATGGAGTACAGGCACCCCACACagttcttctgaaaaatcttgTGACTTCCAGGTTCCTAATGGGGGGAATAATGATGGTTCAAGCTCAGAAGATAGTATCAATGATACGTGATAGTAAAGAAGCTGGCTTTGAGGGCCACAACCTCCAGACACAAGAAGGGATAAACTCAGGGAAATTTCATTGCTATCTGCCTTATTATATTGCTTCTCTATTTATACTGTTAATTGGAATAACAGAATTTGTGATTCTGCTCTATCCTATCCTAACAGAATTGGGATTGCACAAGCAAATGGCAAGCATTGTCGTAGTGGTGCGCCCCCTACAGGATGCGCCAGCTCAGCAAAGTTAGTTAACAAAGTCCCTGAGGTAAGCAGGAGTGGTTGTCCTCCTTCTGGGTCTTGCTTCAGGTAATGGTGCCTATGTAGTGTTGCTGCTATCAATCAATGACATGGAAGTTATTCAAGATATTCCTCCTGAAGCTGAACTGGCTGAGAGTGATGTGGCCACATATGCTTCTTTAAACAATGATTTGAATGGCACAAAGGCTGACCAGGAAGCTGATGTCCCAGGACTTCACAATCTTGCTGTGGCTATAATTGACTACAAGATTTTTTCATTGGTGAGAAAATCAATTCTCAATATTTCAACACACACGATTTGTTATGTATGTGCATGTCATAAGGTGATTAATGGTAATGACAAaaggttttttgttttataagatAATGACAAAAGGTTTAAAACGTGTTTTTGTATGATTTTATCCATATTTAATTACTAGTGTTGTGCCTGCTAAACAGTGAGAACATCAGGGTCACTATCACCATTTGAAGGACAGCTCTGCTAGCTCTAGACTAGAAGATTTTACTATTATTCCTGACTGAAATTATTTGGCCACGTTTATTTTACGGTTATTTTACTTAATCCAAAGATTCTAATTAAGTTCTAAGTGTCTTATTAACAGGGAGCATATCAATAATGGATCAAGAGTCttcaataatttttactattaaatatatttaaacattcAAAGAGTTCCCAGACAATTCTTTTAAGAATATTTAGTACATAACGTTTAATATATTATACTCtatctttgaattcttttagtTGATTTCCTAGTTCTGCTATATCAGGAAACGGGAGAAGGTAAAAGGATAAAAACCGTAACTATATATGATTCTATGAAATACGTAACAAGTTGCTCTAAAATGTTAGTGTCAGAAATTTAAAAAGTACGTACATTAAATTATACATTTGGGCTTGAATCTACTCAGCCTCTGGCTCATCTAGCAGAACTTGTTTGTGtttatcataattttcttgCCTCACTTTATCATGTTTTAGCTTCATCTCTTTAACTCCCCCTTTGAGCTATCCCGTTTCTTTCTGTGTTTGTGATGTGCAGGATGGTCAACAATATGCTGCACAATATCCATATTCTGTTTTTTATGTCCATACTTGTGcatttctttatgaacatggtgtaaatcatcaaaataatcggAGTTCCTTTCAGAATGCTTGTGCATATGCTCATAAGTGGTCCTTCGCCTATTTTGAGCACTATAGTTAGAGTGCCTAAGTTCTTGCTTATGATGTTTGTTATCATGAATATGGTGATGCCCCTTGTCAATTTTGAATCTACGTTTATCCATGATGATTTGTTCATCAGCGCCTAAGATATCCTCCCACCAGTCATACAAAGGATCAAATAGACCTTTCTGGTGCAAAAGCCATAATAGCACAAGCACTACAATTCAAAGAAGagagtatttattttaagttgttctgctgaattttcaaattataatatactaATGGACATTGAATAGAAGTCATACCTGTCGGAAAAATTGTCAAAAACAGACCAAACATCATTACCCAACTCAAGCAAACATATTGTATGTGGCACTTGAAGTCAAAAAACCCAGAGCATTTTTCTCTGTTCTCCCACCCAAACCGAGGAACAAGGAAGAGATTTGATCAAATAATTAGTTAAGACAGATGAATCAATATTAAGAAAAGGTTATGATTAAGAAAGCAACATATAGTTATTGATCTTCCAATACCCTGCTTCAATTGTAGGTGATTTATACTCAagtttataacaaaatatttaaatcacttaagaataaaaatatggcACAAACTCAGTATCAATTTACCACATTTCAAAGAACATGAAGAAAATAcgaaaaaaatttatccaaatgcAACTAAAGAACAATCTCGAATAAGTGCACTAACTTTTGTTTCATTCTGTTACTGAATAGATTGTTGAATAATAGTTTGTGCATAAAATAATCCTAGTTTTAATCCTTTATGTTATTAATGACAAAATATTCGAATGATTGCCTTCATGAAAAGTAAAATGCATTCCAATTGTTCACAGAAGCCAGTGCTACTCATCCGTGTTTGATAAGTAGAATTTCAAAACATATGGGTGGTGttgataaagaaatatatattcatatacTGATCAAAGCAACTCAATATTCCCcatgaataaaatatacaaaatttcaagaaaatcatattttctatattttaaatgttggaatttaaattttataacttgcAAATGAAAAGTATAGTTGAAGATAATACCTACAAGTTTTTCCAGTGATAAATTCTGTTAAGCTTCTCCATATTTTATTCCATATGCTTTCGATAGAATCAAAGAAACTATTTATACTGGCCTCTGGTGGTTGAAAAGGCATACCCTGCAGTAATAGATGATTTAGTATTTCACAATTTGTTGTCATAACATCACcaataattaacatattttgtGAAGAATCAGAAGACTAACTTTCTAATGAACTTATCTACGGGGAACAATTCTACAATATCAAATTCATGTCTCAGACTCGGACTGATCTGCTATTGATTACCTAGAGCTTATTACTAACCATTTTAAGtaattagaaacaaaatattaaatgtatttatgtAGTGATACTGCAGATAAAAGAACTGCTGTAAAGTCTTCTTTGTCGTCCTGTCCAACAGTTCAAAATAACTATAGTTGTTAAAGTTTGATAAAAAGACCAATGGGCAATGGTGAAACATAGTATCAAGATTTTAGAAAGTTTCACGTTTTATGAGAATACAAATCTGGGTCAGATACATGGATTAAATAATACCATTGTGTTCATGCCATAGAAAATAAAGCATACTAAATTCAGGTACCAGGAAAGAACATACATGTGTGTCGTTGTCAAGAACGGTTGCCGTAGTAGCAAATTGACATTCAGCTCTATCAACTTCATTATAATCAGAATCCTTTAATACGACTTCATccaaaaaacccaaaaaaaggACACAGTAAATGTTAATGTGTTCCTTATCCTCGGAATAGATAACGTATAAATCCAAAGCTTCAACTTTACCcgcacaaaaatattttgaagccTGATCAGTGCTTGGGTAGATTTTGCATGATTGGGTTGTAACCTCATTTGGcttcattattaaaaattgcTCCTGAACCATGTTTAcaagcaaacaagaaaaaacataatagaAGACCTATGGaagtatagaaaaaaaaaggggcaaaAAACAAACTTCTGGCATATGTTTTAGCATAATACCTCCATCAGGGTGATATCCTTGGAGCAATTAAACTGCAAGACAACACAATGTAGCAAAGCTAAAACTACAGCTTGTTGGACCCTAAGGAAAATGACTACAATGCATGCCTCAAATATATTTGAACCTAATTTTGTAACCATAATAAAACTAAAGCATCAGGAGTAGCATGCATCTGTTAAATTCCTATTCATGTCATGCAGTCAATTCAACTAACTAGAGATAATTTAACCAAATAACAATTTTGCCCCTGAATGTTATGGAACGCAAGGAGGAAGTGATATGTGGTGTGCGACTTTTAGGTACCATGATAATTAAACAATCATGTCCTCATATCAACAATGAGCACAGGtcagaaaaatttataaaaaatttatcacaaCCCAGTTTCCTATCAGAcattataaggaaaaaaatagaaaagaacttCACTAACACTTTCAAGCCTTAAAGAACTGtgccataaaaattaatataattcataTCTAACAttgaataccaaaaaaaaaaaaatcaaatcaaacattcCATTGTCCAAGTATAAGGAGCATTGGATAACAAAGACAAATGCCATGAAACACATTATAGCGAAGGAAACTACCGTCAAACTATATGACGCTTCCACCTCACCGGTATTCTTAGTTGTGATTGTAGCAACACCAAATTGAGTTAGGGCTTCAAATGTAGGGACGCTAACACTTATTATCTTTCCTGGGCTCCTAGAGAAAAAGAACCATGTCAGACAAATTTAGAAAAGCTTTTTTTACTATGAAAACAATAATGCTGCTGGACATTATAGGTTTCTAAAACCAAAAATCACACCCTAGCATCAATAGAAACAAAATTGGCTACATTGCAGAAACTTCTCACaatcatttttcaaatattttctctGCCCATctcattttcaaaatgtatACATCCATTTATGATCAGGAACTTCATTATTGGCAATTCGTATTCAGCATATGAAAAAGTGATAGGTAACGGCCTTCCACCCcccaccaaaaaagaaaagaaaaatagagttcaACATCATATGGTAAAACAATTTTGTCAGTGAATGACTACAAAGTCCAACATCTCAAAATGATTTTGTCATCTTACAATCTCATTCAAGATAACAAATCAATTTTACACATCAACTTTCACATGGAAATAttacaaaaagaacaaaagtttCAAGTCACTCGTGACTGTTTTGAAATCATATGTAGATATCAAGTAAATATTATACCTTTGATAAACATACTCTACATCATTCGCACTTAATTCTAGCACAAGGTTTGTACTAAGAACCTCTGTAAttcctatggagaaagaatAACTCCCAGCACTCTgcagacaaataaaataaaataaataatttctaatagaagacactatattaaatataaatacaacATTATTCCAACGTAACTGGATGTTGGTTTATTCTTTCAAACCTTCCTTCCAAACCATAGAGCGGCACTTGATTCCTACTTATTCGATTCAGGTCAGCCTGTTAAGGACAAGaaagtttctttcaaattttcaacAACTATCAATGAAGTTTTTCTCCAAATCCATTTTGCAAAaatagaagtgaaaagaaaatgacaaaaatgaaaccaaaaaagcAAGATGAGAATAagaattaaagaagaaaaaaattattgttgaagtACCAACCTCCCGAAAATTCCATAATTGATTATGCAAGCAGGTCCAAAAGGGAGAAGAGCAAAAGTTTGGTTGTTGATTAAAAGCTTCATAGCTGACACCAATTTTGTTACATTCAATACCATCTAAGGTAAATCTCACTCTCTCAAGCAGCATCCACATAGAAATGTTTCTCCCCAAATCCTGTGGTTGCCCAGGGCTGCCCTGTCACaagaaaaattgtaaatattgtGTTTAAGCTTATAACAGTTGTGAATCATGCCGAAAGTATGTAAAAGTAGTTCATCACTGTTTTCTTCCATAACTACAGCAGTAATGCCAAGATTAATGTGTGTGATTTGCATTAAAAATGGGAAATAAGGTCAGTCATTAAAAGAAATGCCTAAACTAGTGGGGGAGACTGCAGTGACTAAATAGAGCACATGGCTCTACAGACTTGCAATTGCAATATATCAGCCtccttataattatatttttctaatatgaTTTCAGGTTGCAAGAATTCTTCATTGAGTAGCTATATATGCATATGGCTACAATGTTGACATTTTTTGCAAGAACACATCTTGGTACCTCCAAGCTAATCAACATACAAAcaagagcttgaagaggaaaaacCATTTTTCACATAACCTAGAATGATAAGGAGGTTCATATAGCCTTACATTAAATATCAGTCCCTTAATACTATATCATACTTGTACACCATTGATTGGAATATGCAATAAATGGTATTTTTGTGTCACATTAATTGTGCACGAGGAAGTATAATTTTGTATAACTCCAAAAATAACAGTCATGACCATGTTTTCAAGTCTATCCATAATGCAGTGACCTCTCAAAATTTAGAATTGTACGATTAACAAACATGATAATAATTGATTCAATCAATGCATTCTACACTATTTttctctgattttttttataatttatttctctGATATTTGTAAAGATAGCTAGCTCCATTTATTATtcattgtaaaattttattatattccaATTCATAAAAACATGTTCCACAATTTGTTTGCAAAAGACCAATATCCAAAAAGTATCTAAAGGGGAGTTGTAACTTTTAAGtaacaaaaaattcaagaaaCCAATCTAACATAccaattatttatcttaattgAACCTCAATTTTGTTATAACTAAAGTCAATAGAGGTCAATTACGGTGAAACCAGTCAAACAAGCATACCTGCCTTGGTACGACCAGATAGAAATCCTCAAAAGATGGTATATTTGTATACCCAACAAAATCTCCAATAAGATTAACCCTCAAAAATTTATCATCAGAGATCACTGTTCTGTTTTCAGGACCCACAAACACTTCCTGCCGGCCAAATTATGTGTTAGATACACagaaatggtaaaaaaatattcctgACATGACTCATTGAGTGCATTTACATCTATTATATGCTATGTGAAATGTGATACCAAAAACTTGATGCAGAAGACAACATTTGAATAAATCAGAAAACTAAGAGAACATGTAGAAAATTGTAAACCAACATATCCAGCATCATGAGACAAAATACATAGTCTATGGAAAAAGATGCTTGTCaggtttaaatttaatattgttgCATAAGGAAACCAATAATTACATACCGAAACTTTAGTTCCACTCTTCACCTGTATTCGAACACTAAATCCCAATGTTCGCCGCCCAATGCCAAAAACATGAAACCTGAATTGAATTAGAGAGAGGGGGGGAAGGAAATCTAAGTTGTGACTGATGATTAAAACAAAGAAGTCACTTTTTACTTTGGCAAATTTCAGAGGTGATTACAATTAAAACATGACATGATGAAAAAACTACACTATAACTAATCTTAAATAACAATGTTTCTTCATAAAATTGTTAGAATATCAGGGTATTTAATACTAAGCagtattttttagttaaattataatattcgtACATGATCAGTGTTAAGAGTTGAATTTTACTAGTTATATTTCATAACCTAtatgattaatataatataGCTAGGGGTATAATACATCAATATACTCCACTGCACTTTTATCCCCTTTCTATCTAATCCCTAAAATTACAACAAACTTAAACCTATTTGATTATTGCAATTGACACTTTTTAAAAATCTGTAactaacaggaaaaaaaaaagataatctgAAATTGTTCGAGCACAATGAAAACAGAAAGATTTCAAACAAATATCTTGACAAGATAACATAGAATGGGGTCTTGATCTGTATAAGTAAACGGTTCAATGTAAAAATGATTTCCATATGTTCACCCAAGTCCAGGACAAAATCCAATTAAGACCATATATAAACCAGGGTGGCTCAAATCAATCACAATTGGATTAAAAAAGGACGGGGAGGGTGGAAGCTTACCAATCACCAGGGAAACGCACACAATGTGCAGTGTTGGCCTTTCCTTTTGTCAATTTGTCAACTAGTTAAACAATTTCACCCATAACGGTTAGTTTTGTGTTTCCTAAAAACTTACAGAATGTTGCAACATCAAAGCACTTACAGAAGTTTCCACATGATGAAGGCATCCGCCTCTGGGGTCCACATGGACAACATATTGGCTACATTAAAGACGGAAAGAGAGATATGTTAAACCTGAATCAGCAGTGAAAGGTGAAAATGCCAAAGAATATTTGAGGGAGGTGGGATCAAACACTAATGTCCTTTTCTTATTCTTCCCTttgaataatttcttttaaaattaggaGTTAGAAGGCCACCTGAGTGTACTCGATAATATGACCCTCTTCATCCCGCAGTCTGCAACACAAGTAGCAGAAACCAAGCCGTGAAATTAGCATTGTCTAAACTCTAGTCAGCGTCTAGTTCATAATAAAATAGCAATAAACATGGCTTGCCTTTCACATATCTTCACGACATTTGCACCAGCATCTGGCTCGCATTTGCGTGTCTTAACATAATACTCTTCAGGTTTATAAGGAACATCCTGCAAACGAGTAATTCAAACTTAATCATACAAAATATTACATCCACGTGTACGCAATCCTCTTACGACAATTtgctttgaaaaaataattctcCAAAACCAGAATAAGATGGTGATAGATTAGTCCACAaacgataataataataaattaataataacaataataagttATTGTTAATGCAACAAAAATAAGTAGATTACAGAGAGTGAATAAAAGTAACAGAAGAGAAGTATCATACTCGTATGTATGTTAACTGATACAAGGCATATGCAGAAGTTTTGTTGACCGTTATGACAGGAGGAATACGCAATGTCTGCATTTTCCTGCTTGAATTTTCCTCCACTTCCACCAATTCCGCAACAATTGACGCCTCTCCACCACTCtgcaaaatcacaaaacaacaACCTCAACACACTGGAACACAATGAGGAGCGTAATGTGAATATGATCTATTTACCGAGCCACTGGGAACAGCCATGTTGAGTACAATTTTGGTAGTACAATTGAGATTGTCCTCGGAATTGGAGTTCTTCTCGCACTTCTCCAGCTTCGATTTGGAGatgatttgaattccaacgacATGGAAGGAAGAAAGTATGAAGATGATTATTAGGGTGATAGCGGAACGCAATGCCATTGTTATTGTTATGCATCAGTTCTCTAATTGCCCATACATAATACATGGGTGTGCCAGTGCGTGACAATAACCGCCAAGATTCAAAGGCGGTTTGGCGGTTTTTTACTTTCCTTTATGGTGTGTTTGGTTGGAAGGTGAGGAATAAGTTACCATAGAAATGTGGTGTGTGTATCTAATTGGTTTCCCAGACATGCACACTCTACGTAAGGCGGTTTGGCGGTTTGGAGGTTTGGCAGAAGTGACAGTAACCGCCAAAATAGATTCAAAGCGGTTTGGCGGTTTTTTACTTTCCTCTTCTCCGGAAGTCCCTACGCAACTCTGTTGAAGTGCATGGGCCACGCCGTTCACGTGCTTAGAGTTCCCTCTGCCGAGATCGTATACTggtataataaataatacatcATAGATGTTgcacttttcttcttctttgtatcgtttttttctttctggcgATTTCTTTATTCTCTGAGAATATTCACGGTGCTATAGTTTTTAATGAAACAGTTGAACTCTGTAGAGAGGGGGAAGGGAATAGGATGTGTGAGAAGCTAGTTTCGAGTTTTTTTAAACCTGCGCACGGTGTCGTTTAGAATGCTATGTTATAGGGGAATCAAATGAGTTAATTCGGTGGACAATGTTTATTTGGCTAAACGTGTTTTGAATGATTCATTATAAAAGTATTCCCAATTCGGCAATTTCACAACATAGGCTTACGGGGATTACTGTACTGAATCATTTTACAGGATatatttaaacatttcaacCTGTGAATGGTGGGGAAAGCCTTGTGGACTGGAATTAGAAGATCCTGTGTGCAAGCCTTCCTTGCCAAAAAGGACTGTGTTCGACTTTTTGGTCCTCTGTTGAAATTGGACATATTATTGGGAGTTCACATTGGCAAGGGAATAAAGACATTGTGTTGCATTTTCTTCAATTATTAGTGGTTGGCATGCTTTGCTTAACAAGTGTTAATCGAGTTTAACAAATGTGGATAACTCTTAACACTCTGTTTCATGAAGTTATTATGTACGTAAACATGGATCTATGTATTTGGGAGGAAAATGAAAATCAGCGCAGAAGTGATAGAAGCTGATTTGTTAGAACAACTTATTTTCAATctgttttgtaattaaaatcatGAACAACCTATAGTGTAAAAATAACCAATCTAAATTCTTCTCAATAAGCACAAGCTCACCTCCATTTGCTCAAAGAAGCTTTGGCATCATTCATTAGGTAAATAAGCATTGCATCTGAAACTTTAAGATGGTAGGAGAGGGAAGAAATTTGGCTTTTAAATAGGCATAATAAGACTTGTATGTGTCCTGCACTTTTTGATTCACTGGCAATCGAGTCCAATCTCAGTTAagattccacttttttttttcaataattaccTTTGCAAATGCTTCTTCTCTGTTTTTCAGATTGCTTTTGAACCAAACCTAAAATTTGCATTTCAGGAATCACTCAGCAGAAACTCTGTATGGATGGAAGGACCGTGTGGAACTTGGCGTTCGTGGTTGCGGCAGGGACCGTGCTGGTTTTGAGCGCGAGCGAGGTGCCTGGCATGCCTAGGTTGTGGATTGTAGGGTACGCTATGCAATGCGTCCTTCACATGGTTTTCGTTTGCGTCGAATATAGGAGGCAGAGGAGGCAGCAACCCGCTGTCGCCTCGTCAGTGCAAGACAGGATTGGGAGCAGCAGTGGGAATTTGAGTGTGTCTTCGAGAGAGGGTTCTGCTTCTGCCTCTGCCTCTGCGCAGTATGTGTCGTTGGGCCAACTCGATGACGAGAGTACTAGGTGAGTGAGTAGTTTCTTCCTCCTTTTTTTATATGGTAAATAATTTCGTGTGAACTTTTGGCATTCCGTCTTATATAAACGAAATTTAGTGAACGTGTGTGACTGTTGCCATGTTAATTCTATTTGCGAATGATAACACTAGATTAAGTGATGATGTAGTTTTTGTGTGTGAGGTTTCTTGGGAGAATGTCTATGTTTTGAAGGTCTTGCTTAGTGGTTTTGAAATGACTTCTGGTCTAAAGATTAACTTTGCAAAAAGTCAATTTGGGATTTTTGGGGGGTGAAGTAAATTGGGCTTATGAAGCAGCCCAAATTCTGAATTGTAGCCAAATGGAAACCCCTTTTTATTACCTGGGAATCCCTATTGGTGTGGGAGcctctgataaaaaaaatttgaagttaaaATATCCAAATGGAACCAGAAAAATATATCCATGGGTGGGAAGATCACTCTCATAAATTCTGTCCTAAATGCTCTTCCAATTTATCTCTTATCCTTTTTCAAGATACCTCAAAGAATAGTTCAAAAATTGGTATCCTTGCAAAGGAATTTTATGTGTAGGGGGGGGATCAAGAGCATAAGAAAATACATTGGGTGAAGTGGGATGTTATTTGTCTTCCCAAGATTGATGGGGGCCTGGGGATCAAGgatatttctaaatttaatgCAGTTTTGTTGGGTGGATGGATATAGGCCTTAACCTCTGATCAGCAGCAGTTATGGGCCAGAATTATAATTTCCAAATATGGAGGATGGACAAAATTCCAGAATGGCCGAGACAAAGGTTCTGACTTCAGCTTTTTTCACCAAAATATGGCTTGGAAGGTTGGGTGTGGGAATAAAATTAACTTCTGGACATATAATTGGTTAGGGGAGGATTGCACCCTTGAGCAAAAATATAATTCGTTATTTCTGAGTAGTAGACAGCAAAACAATCTCATTTCCATGATGGGCAATTTTGCTCAGGATAATTGGAGCTGGGACCTGAAGTGGAGGAGGAATTTATTTGACCATGAAATCATAGTAGATGGTGTGGATGGTGGATTGCTCTAACTAGCACTATATGGCAGCATAGGAACCTACTGATTTTCAAGGGCAAACCTTTTGACTCATCTAAAGTGATGGATGATGCTTTATTTCTAGCTTGGTCTTGGTTAAAAGCTAGAGAGAAAGACTTCAACAATAGTTTTAATCACTGGTCTACCAATATTTTGGATTCCTTTGGTTAAGCTGGGTTGGGTTTTTCTTTATTTCGATGGTGGGGTTAGGTTGGGTTTTTTCTATTTTGGAGGGCGGCACCATAGGTGTCTTGTATTATCTTTTTCACCAGTACCTCTAGTACTGATATGTTTAATCTAATACTATATATTttctgccttccaaaaaaaaaaagtgatgatGTAGTAACTGTAGCCTTCTCTTTAGTCTAGGGACAATtattgaaagcttgttgaattTGAAGAGCTCTAAAGTCTCTCCCCAATTACTGAATGAATGAAAAGGGCTAATGATGTAAGTTTGATGGTAAAATGCAATGACAGAGATTGCCACACgatctaattttttattgttgattttcttatcaGTGATTGCGATTACTTTACCCTCTAAAGTGAGTAACTTGGCTGGATCGTTTGAATAATCCACCCCCACGTCTAGAATGTACatagataaaacaaaataaaataactgtCCAACCCATGAGTAATACAACTAACCACCAAACAAACCACACAAATAACTGCCACATATCCCATACATAACAGTTCAGCACAGAAATAATGAGAACTGCTGGAAACTATTTCTTATTTCTCCTAAGTCCTAACA
It contains:
- the LOC100818339 gene encoding protein HAPLESS 2 isoform X3, encoding MALRSAITLIIIFILSSFHVVGIQIISKSKLEKCEKNSNSEDNLNCTTKIVLNMAVPSGSSGGEASIVAELVEVEENSSRKMQTLRIPPVITVNKTSAYALYQLTYIRDVPYKPEEYYVKTRKCEPDAGANVVKICERLRDEEGHIIEYTQPICCPCGPQRRMPSSCGNFFDKLTKGKANTAHCVRFPGDCVRIQVKSGTKVSEVFVGPENRTVISDDKFLRVNLIGDFVGYTNIPSFEDFYLVVPRQGSPGQPQDLGRNISMWMLLERVRFTLDGIECNKIGVSYEAFNQQPNFCSSPFWTCLHNQLWNFREADLNRISRNQVPLYGLEGRFERINQHPSAGSYSFSIGITEVLSTNLVLELSANDVEYVYQRSPGKIISVSVPTFEALTQFGVATITTKNTGEVEASYSLTFNCSKDITLMEVQEQFLIMKPNEVTTQSCKIYPSTDQASKYFCAVVLKDSDYNEVDRAECQFATTATVLDNDTHGMPFQPPEASINSFFDSIESIWNKIWRSLTEFITGKTCREKCSGFFDFKCHIQYVCLSWVMMFGLFLTIFPTVLVLLWLLHQKGLFDPLYDWWEDILGADEQIIMDKRRFKIDKGHHHIHDNKHHKQELRHSNYSAQNRRRTTYEHMHKHSERNSDYFDDLHHVHKEMHKYGHKKQNMDIVQHIVDHPAHHKHRKKRDSSKGELKR
- the LOC100818339 gene encoding protein HAPLESS 2 isoform X4, which codes for MALRSAITLIIIFILSSFHVVGIQIISKSKLEKCEKNSNSEDNLNCTTKIVLNMAVPSGSSGGEASIVAELVEVEENSSRKMQTLRIPPVITVNKTSAYALYQLTYIRDVPYKPEEYYVKTRKCEPDAGANVVKICERLRDEEGHIIEYTQPICCPCGPQRRMPSSCGNFFDKLTKGKANTAHCVRFPGDWFHVFGIGRRTLGFSVRIQVKSGTKVSEVFVGPENRTVISDDKFLRVNLIGDFVGYTNIPSFEDFYLVVPRQGSPGQPQDLGRNISMWMLLERVRFTLDGIECNKIGVSYEAFNQQPNFCSSPFWTCLHNQLWNFREADLNRISRNQVPLYGLEGRFERINQHPSAGSYSFSIGITEVLSTNLVLELSANDVEYVYQRSPGKIISVSVPTFEALTQFGVATITTKNTGEVEASYSLTFNCSKDITLMEVQEQFLIMKPNEVTTQSCKIYPSTDQASKYFCAVVLKDSDYNEVDRAECQFATTATVLDNDTHGMPFQPPEASINSFFDSIESIWNKIWRSLTEFITGKTCREKCSGFFDFKCHIQYVCLSWVMMFGLFLTIFPTVGFIGGMQPLITPTAPLIAASTKSDVTL
- the LOC100818339 gene encoding protein HAPLESS 2 isoform X5, translating into MALRSAITLIIIFILSSFHVVGIQIISKSKLEKCEKNSNSEDNLNCTTKIVLNMAVPSGSSGGEASIVAELVEVEENSSRKMQTLRIPPVITVNKTSAYALYQLTYIRDVPYKPEEYYVKTRKCEPDAGANVVKICERLRDEEGHIIEYTQPICCPCGPQRRMPSSCGNFFDKLTKGKANTAHCVRFPGDWFHVFGIGRRTLGFSVRIQVKSGTKVSEVFVGPENRTVISDDKFLRVNLIGDFVGYTNIPSFEDFYLVVPRQGSPGQPQDLGRNISMWMLLERVRFTLDGIECNKIGVSYEAFNQQPNFCSSPFWTCLHNQLWNFREADLNRISRNQVPLYGLEGRFERINQHPSAGSYSFSIGITEVLSTNLVLELSANDVEYVYQRSPGKIISVSVPTFEALTQFGVATITTKNTGEVEASYSLTFNCSKDITLMEVQEQFLIMKPNEVTTQSCKIYPSTDQASKYFCAVVLKDSDYNEVDRAECQFATTATVLDNDTHGMPFQPPEASINSFFDSIESIWNKIWRSLTEFITGKTCREKCSGFFDFKCHIQYVCLSWVMMFGLFLTIFPTVNYSHSKIVKSWDISFLVSLCAIQIIV